A part of Podarcis muralis chromosome 15, rPodMur119.hap1.1, whole genome shotgun sequence genomic DNA contains:
- the GOT1L1 gene encoding putative aspartate aminotransferase, cytoplasmic 2, with the protein MDAELKLSTTKMHGCALLFLSLKCWLVQLTSALPFFPGCQTDLEEVWIPPVVKRILLQIPEDPTLNHEYLPQLGILEFTRAAMELAIGKDSHALLDNRACGVQTNGGTGALWIGAEFLHHWYKPSYCTAPATVLIAAPHLDNLGCIFQVAGFSDIRSYHYWDPIKLTVDTEGFLEELQDAPEGSIVFLHAPEETGLTPKQWEEVAAVMEKKHLFPFFDIAAQGLASGNLDKDAWAVRHFVAKGFELLCAQSFSKMFGLYEERVGNLIVVTKNNQTLIRIQSQLSKQICMTWFSPTSLGARVIAMVLTSPALLYEWKQSLLKLVKRIMLIREKLKEKLRILGTPGSWEHITAQSGVNSFVGLLPSQVDFLAQHKHIYLLANKQINICSINSKNLDYVARSIHEAIVTMIPQIQSELMESSSESHEPSREST; encoded by the exons ATGGATGCAGAACTGAAACTCAGCACGACCAAAATGCATGGGTGTGCCCTCCTGTTTTTGTCTCTGAAATGTTGGTTGGTACAGCTTACATCAGCACTGCCCTTCTTCCCAGGCTGCCAGACAGATCTGGAGGAAGTTTGGATCCCACCGGTGGTAAAACGAATCCTGCTTCAAATTCCTGAGGACCCAACACTGAACCACGAATACCTCCCGCAGCTCGGAATTTTGGAATTCACCCGAGCAGCCATGGAGCTAGCTATCGGCAAGGACAGCCACGCTCTCCTAGACAACAGG GCATGTGGTGTTCAGACAAATGGTGGAACCGGAGCCTTGTGGATTGGAGCTGAATTTCTGCACCATTGGTACAAGCCCAGCTACTGCACAGCTCCAGCAACTGTTTTGATCGCCGCACCCCACTTAG ACAATCTTGGTTGCATATTCCAAGTTGCTGGCTTTTCAGACATCCGTTCTTACCACTACTGGGATCCCATCAAACTGACTGTCGACACAGAAGGATTCCTGGAGGAGCTGCAG GACGCACCAGAAGGCTCCATCGTGTTCCTGCATGCTCCTGAGGAAACTGGCTTGACACCCAAGCAGTGGGAAGAAGTTGCAGCAGTGATGGAG AAAAAGCACCTCTTCCCCTTTTTCGACATCGCAGCTCAAGGACTGGCTTCAGGAAACTTGGACAAGGATGCCTGGGCGGTGCGGCATTTTGTAGCAAAGGGGTTTGAGCTTCTGTGTGCCCAGTctttttccaaaatgtttggcCTATACG AGGAGCGGGTTGGAAATCTCATTGTGGTGACGAAAAACAACCAGACACTGATCAGAATCCAGTCCCAGCTGTCCAAGCAAATATGCATGACGTGGTTTAGCCCCACCAGCTTGGGGGCAAGGGTCATCGCAATGGTGCTGACCAGCCCTGCACTGCTGTACGAGTG GAAACAGAGTCTGCTGAAACTAGTAAAGAGAATTATGCTGATTAGAGAAAAACTGAAGGAAAAGCTGCGTATCCTGGGGACACCGGGTTCCTGGGAACATATCACAGCCCAATCAGGAGTCAATAGCTTTGTCGGGCTCCTCC CTTCCCAAGTGGACTTCCTGGCGCAGCACAAACATATCTACCTCCTCGCAAACAAGCAGATCAACATCTGCAGCATTAATTCAAAGAACCTGGACTATGTCGCACGGAGCATCCATGAAGCAATTGTGACCATGATCCCTCAAATCCAAAGTGAGCTCATGGAGAGTTCGAGTGAGAGCCATGAACCTTCAAGAGAGTCCACCTGA